In Blautia wexlerae DSM 19850, a single window of DNA contains:
- a CDS encoding transposase — MNYSDSIKAILLAAINDLSKTPEKYAVKPGVDFIRNRKLGFKDYMLMFLTMEADCIREELYRFFGRTIDAPSKAAFYRQRKKIREDAFRNLLLAFNRKLPKKLYNGKYEFWACDGSSCDIFLNPEDKDTYFEPNGKSTRGFNQIHINAMFSLLDKRFTDILVQPARKRNEYSAFCSMVDSADIHEHYKVIFFGDRGYTSYNNFAHVIEKGQYFLIRCNDKRASGMMGYPVDTLPAFDEDISLILTRSKAVSKYSRPELFSSYRYIYQNAPMDYLNDQRTEYDLALHLLRIQLDDDSYENIATNLPEEEFKAEDFKALYHLRWGIMQISA; from the coding sequence ATGAACTATTCAGATTCTATCAAAGCTATTTTACTTGCTGCTATCAATGATCTTTCCAAAACACCGGAAAAATATGCTGTCAAACCCGGAGTTGATTTTATCAGAAACAGAAAACTTGGTTTTAAAGATTATATGCTGATGTTTCTGACTATGGAAGCTGACTGTATCAGGGAAGAACTGTACCGTTTTTTCGGACGTACTATCGATGCACCTTCCAAAGCGGCTTTTTACAGACAGCGTAAAAAGATCAGGGAAGATGCTTTTCGGAATCTTCTTCTTGCTTTTAACAGGAAACTTCCTAAAAAACTATATAACGGTAAATATGAATTCTGGGCCTGCGATGGTTCTTCCTGTGATATTTTCCTTAACCCTGAAGATAAGGATACCTATTTTGAACCAAATGGTAAATCTACCAGAGGATTTAACCAGATCCATATCAATGCTATGTTTTCTTTACTTGATAAGCGTTTTACTGATATTTTAGTCCAGCCTGCCCGAAAGCGAAATGAGTATTCTGCTTTTTGTTCCATGGTTGATTCTGCAGATATCCATGAACACTACAAAGTCATTTTCTTTGGGGACAGAGGTTATACTTCTTACAACAACTTTGCCCATGTGATTGAAAAGGGGCAGTACTTCCTTATCCGATGTAACGATAAAAGAGCTTCCGGAATGATGGGATATCCGGTTGATACCCTGCCAGCTTTTGATGAAGATATCTCTCTTATACTGACGAGGTCTAAAGCTGTAAGCAAATATTCCAGACCTGAACTATTCTCTTCATACCGATACATTTATCAGAATGCTCCGATGGATTATCTCAATGATCAAAGAACGGAATATGACCTTGCTTTACATTTGTTACGCATACAGCTTGATGATGACTCTTATGAAAACATTGCTACGAATCTTCCAGAAGAAGAGTTTAAAGCTGAAGATTTCAAAGCTCTTTATCATCTGAGATGGGGAATTATGCAGATATCGGCATAA
- a CDS encoding GntP family permease, translating into MDMSLLGIIVALVVLIIICYRKFNPVVGTLICVAILAIFSGLSVLDTITDTYFTGFSDFLKNNFLLFATGTVFASIMEGSGAAAAFAKMIYSKVGGRGAIYGCMLAVLILGYIGVNGWALMFIAYPIFLCVFKQENLPRWLIPGVIYTSLAYNSSMFPGSPSILNVLPTQYLGTDTMAASGLGIATGVFSSILCIIYLEYEFRKAKKNNDGFVITPDIAEKMKAFEELETVKPWRSVVPMVLLFVLLNVFKVNVNIAIILASFCCVILYWNTTPKKLNLIDDGVKRASMVIMNTAAVVGFGYVVKSTVGFQNLIDMLSNLGGNPLISFASATTLIAGATGSGSGGIGIAMEVFAQKYMDLGVNPEVLHRIAAIACNGLDTLPHNSMVITCLAACGMTHKESYKPIFITSVCITLIGLAFAVFLGIAFY; encoded by the coding sequence ATGGATATGAGTTTATTGGGAATTATTGTTGCACTTGTTGTGTTGATTATTATTTGCTATCGTAAATTTAACCCAGTTGTGGGAACATTAATATGTGTTGCAATTTTAGCAATATTCAGTGGTTTGTCTGTGTTGGATACAATTACAGATACATATTTTACAGGATTTTCTGATTTCCTGAAGAATAACTTTTTGCTTTTTGCAACCGGAACCGTATTTGCATCTATAATGGAAGGATCTGGAGCTGCAGCAGCATTTGCAAAAATGATCTATTCTAAAGTGGGTGGACGTGGAGCAATTTATGGTTGTATGCTTGCAGTGCTGATCTTAGGATATATAGGTGTGAATGGATGGGCATTGATGTTTATCGCTTATCCGATCTTCCTGTGCGTATTTAAACAGGAAAATCTGCCAAGATGGTTGATTCCGGGTGTTATTTATACTTCTCTGGCGTATAACAGTTCCATGTTCCCGGGTTCTCCTTCTATATTGAATGTGCTTCCAACACAGTATCTTGGTACAGATACTATGGCAGCTTCCGGTCTTGGTATTGCAACTGGTGTCTTCAGCAGTATTCTGTGTATTATTTATCTGGAGTATGAATTCAGAAAAGCAAAGAAAAATAATGACGGATTTGTAATTACACCTGATATTGCAGAAAAAATGAAAGCATTTGAAGAATTGGAGACTGTAAAACCATGGAGATCTGTGGTTCCGATGGTTCTGTTATTTGTTCTGTTAAATGTATTTAAGGTAAATGTAAATATTGCAATTATTTTAGCTTCTTTCTGTTGTGTGATTTTATATTGGAATACTACTCCGAAAAAACTGAATTTGATCGATGACGGTGTAAAACGTGCCAGCATGGTAATTATGAATACTGCAGCAGTTGTTGGATTTGGTTATGTTGTTAAATCAACTGTGGGATTCCAGAATCTGATAGATATGCTGTCAAACCTTGGTGGAAACCCACTGATTTCTTTTGCAAGTGCTACCACATTGATTGCTGGAGCAACTGGTTCCGGTTCTGGTGGTATCGGAATCGCTATGGAAGTATTTGCACAAAAATATATGGACTTGGGAGTAAATCCTGAAGTTTTACACCGTATAGCTGCAATTGCATGCAATGGTCTGGATACACTGCCGCATAACAGTATGGTGATTACCTGCCTGGCTGCCTGTGGTATGACACATAAAGAAAGCTACAAACCGATCTTTATCACATCTGTATGTATTACATTGATTGGACTGGCATTTGCAGTATTTCTTGGAATTGCATTTTATTAA